In a single window of the Olivibacter sp. SDN3 genome:
- a CDS encoding DeoR/GlpR family DNA-binding transcription regulator: MIKAERQQLLAKHINSNQSAQLKELSKLLQVSEDTIRRDIKELSDIGVLKAVRGGAIAHSPVPQHYREREHLQVEQKEIIAHKALNFIKNDQVIFFDGGTSTLAVAAALPKDLRVSVITNSFPVVNVLEDHPLVDVIFIGGRLHKKSFTTIGLETVDAIRTIKADISFIGICSIHLEVGITTSNYEDGIIKRAIVANSRYNIALSTINKIGTAEPFFVAPVQAVDVVLTDAATTEETTMNFAKLGVSLQ, translated from the coding sequence ATGATTAAAGCCGAAAGACAGCAATTACTTGCAAAACACATCAATAGTAACCAGTCAGCGCAGCTCAAAGAATTAAGCAAATTACTGCAAGTATCAGAAGATACCATTAGAAGAGATATAAAAGAACTATCAGATATAGGAGTGTTAAAAGCAGTCCGTGGAGGTGCAATTGCCCATTCGCCTGTTCCACAACACTATCGTGAGCGAGAACATTTACAGGTGGAACAGAAGGAAATCATTGCGCATAAGGCGTTAAACTTTATTAAAAATGATCAGGTAATATTTTTTGACGGAGGAACTTCTACCTTGGCAGTTGCTGCTGCACTTCCCAAAGATCTTCGCGTTTCCGTAATAACCAATAGTTTCCCTGTAGTTAATGTGCTTGAAGACCATCCACTTGTAGATGTTATCTTCATAGGTGGAAGGTTGCATAAAAAGTCGTTTACCACAATTGGATTGGAAACGGTTGATGCAATCCGGACAATCAAAGCAGATATTTCTTTTATCGGTATATGCAGTATACACCTCGAGGTAGGCATTACTACTTCGAATTATGAAGACGGTATAATTAAACGGGCGATTGTTGCAAATTCAAGATACAATATAGCCTTGTCTACCATTAATAAAATAGGTACCGCCGAACCTTTTTTTGTTGCGCCGGTACAAGCGGTTGACGTTGTATTAACCGATGCTGCTACCACTGAGGAAACTACCATGAACTTTGCCAAACTTGGTGTTTCTCTTCAATAA
- a CDS encoding histone H1: MDKFGKLKELISSVEADADKFFNKGNAAAGTRVRKALQEVKSLAQEIRNDVTSIKNSGK; encoded by the coding sequence ATGGACAAATTTGGAAAATTAAAAGAGCTAATCTCTTCCGTAGAAGCAGATGCAGACAAATTCTTTAACAAAGGAAATGCCGCTGCAGGCACTAGAGTACGTAAAGCCTTACAAGAGGTGAAAAGTCTTGCCCAAGAAATTCGTAATGATGTAACCTCAATTAAGAATTCCGGTAAATAA
- the mgrA gene encoding L-glyceraldehyde 3-phosphate reductase translates to MNWKPHKDRYNKMVYNTCGKSGLKLPAISLGLWHNFGDDMPHGIKQEICRTAFDNGITHFDLANNYGPPPGSAENAFGRILREDFSGYRDELIISSKAGYDMWPGPYGEWGSRKYLIASCDQSLKRMGLDYVDIFYSHRFDPNTPLEETMMALDHIVKSGRALYVGISSYNTKRTQEAASILKELGTPCLIHQPSYSLLNRWVEDDGLLDTLDDLGIGSIVFSPLAQGMLTTKYLTEVPKDSRASQQKSLNPGFLNEKNLSNIRELNNIAGRRQQTLAQMAIAWVLRKGRVTSALIGASRPEQVIDCLGAINNLNFSEEELQDIDKYALDASINIWAASAELKN, encoded by the coding sequence ATGAATTGGAAACCTCACAAAGACCGTTATAACAAAATGGTCTACAATACCTGTGGTAAAAGCGGACTGAAACTGCCTGCCATATCATTAGGATTATGGCATAACTTTGGCGATGACATGCCACATGGAATCAAACAGGAAATATGTCGCACAGCATTTGACAATGGCATAACACATTTCGATCTGGCAAATAATTATGGTCCGCCTCCCGGAAGCGCGGAGAATGCTTTCGGAAGAATATTAAGAGAAGATTTTTCTGGTTACAGAGATGAACTGATCATTTCATCAAAGGCCGGTTATGATATGTGGCCCGGACCCTACGGTGAATGGGGGAGTAGAAAATACCTCATTGCCAGCTGTGATCAGAGTCTCAAACGTATGGGATTAGACTATGTAGATATTTTTTACTCGCATCGCTTTGATCCAAATACACCCTTGGAAGAAACCATGATGGCCTTAGACCATATTGTTAAATCGGGCAGAGCATTATATGTTGGCATATCTTCTTACAATACTAAAAGGACGCAAGAAGCAGCATCAATATTAAAAGAATTGGGCACACCATGCCTTATTCATCAGCCTAGCTATTCACTGCTCAACCGCTGGGTAGAAGATGACGGACTGCTAGACACACTGGACGATCTTGGTATTGGGTCTATTGTGTTTTCACCTCTCGCTCAGGGGATGCTAACGACTAAATATTTAACTGAGGTACCAAAAGATAGTAGAGCTAGTCAACAGAAGTCATTAAATCCTGGTTTTCTAAATGAAAAAAATCTCTCCAATATTCGCGAACTGAATAACATTGCCGGTCGGCGCCAACAAACATTGGCACAAATGGCAATTGCCTGGGTATTACGAAAAGGACGGGTAACATCGGCTTTGATAGGAGCAAGTAGACCAGAACAGGTAATAGATTGTCTTGGTGCGATAAATAATCTTAATTTCTCCGAGGAAGAGCTCCAAGATATAGATAAATACGCGTTAGACGCGTCCATAAATATCTGGGCAGCATCGGCAGAGCTTAAAAACTAA
- a CDS encoding L,D-transpeptidase: MKRRLHLFTLILTVFLCILFGCENRQSHTDETSSQEKEAKKPDIKPFDGNYETFAVKGNDSALQIFKNRFDVVQQHHVLALNRIDFDNFNNVDTLIIPDTVLQDFNSYTPFPIQVKELAEVEKIVFFSYPIQAFAVYENGGLARWGPTSMGSKEHPTKTGLSFANWKAEEHVSTADDEWLLKWNFNIRNKEGIGWHQYAMPGYPASHSCLRLLENDAKWLYDWADQWIVEVDQHILAEGTPVMVFGTYDFDAERPWLKLTGNPNANKISETDLLNEVKPHLEEILEAQQNRSSIETHKTDSL; this comes from the coding sequence ATGAAAAGAAGACTTCACTTATTTACCCTAATCCTGACCGTGTTTCTGTGCATATTATTTGGATGCGAAAATCGCCAAAGCCATACTGACGAAACTTCTTCTCAAGAGAAGGAAGCGAAAAAGCCAGACATAAAGCCCTTTGATGGAAACTACGAAACATTTGCTGTTAAGGGAAATGATAGTGCACTACAAATATTTAAGAACAGGTTTGACGTAGTACAACAACATCATGTATTAGCTTTAAACCGTATTGATTTCGATAATTTCAACAATGTAGACACCTTGATAATACCCGATACGGTTTTACAAGATTTTAATAGTTACACGCCTTTTCCCATTCAAGTGAAGGAGCTTGCTGAAGTTGAAAAAATCGTGTTTTTCTCATATCCTATTCAAGCTTTCGCAGTATACGAAAATGGGGGCTTAGCTCGCTGGGGCCCTACTAGTATGGGAAGTAAGGAGCACCCAACAAAGACCGGTCTTTCATTCGCCAACTGGAAAGCAGAAGAGCATGTAAGTACAGCTGACGATGAATGGCTATTAAAATGGAATTTCAATATCCGCAATAAGGAAGGGATAGGTTGGCACCAATATGCGATGCCCGGATATCCGGCATCTCATTCTTGTCTTCGGTTATTAGAAAACGATGCCAAATGGCTTTATGATTGGGCTGATCAATGGATTGTTGAAGTTGACCAACATATACTTGCTGAAGGAACACCGGTAATGGTGTTTGGAACATACGACTTCGATGCCGAGAGGCCTTGGTTGAAATTGACAGGTAATCCAAATGCAAATAAAATCAGTGAAACTGATTTGCTAAATGAGGTAAAACCACATCTGGAGGAAATTTTGGAAGCGCAACAAAATAGAAGCAGCATCGAAACTCATAAAACGGATTCCTTATAA
- a CDS encoding putative sensor domain DACNV-containing protein: MISETSYLAAKMVSATIEQYFVDQLANMTLVSEDQSVLLPQASIIEAAIDVAFWASLRREEGYSPKISIALIPPDRADHPVLLGKRMRFTPLNLVKLSPAVIQPGIHLGIWHEDSNLYIWGTTHGIPEISMVLEVAEPGLLVVKHRRSHGYGKFTNIAVLKGDQVKIIDEKQLQIAGCPDLLASLLGFPLPSVVNESVNILVELAIAMRKHARGGLLLIVPESNRQWQDSMVHPISYPIDPTYSALDLLANARENGNIINDWQSKMLKVIEIIAGFTAIDGATVITKKHELLAFGAKVTRAPDSRSVPNVTIMEPVLGQAPEPLDPTKIGGTRHLAAAQFVYDQRDSMALVASQDGLFTIFVWSESKQIVHAYRIDTLLL, from the coding sequence ATGATATCAGAAACTTCTTACTTGGCTGCAAAGATGGTTTCGGCAACGATTGAACAGTACTTTGTTGATCAGCTGGCAAATATGACTTTGGTGAGTGAAGATCAATCCGTTTTATTACCTCAAGCATCTATTATAGAAGCTGCAATAGATGTTGCGTTTTGGGCAAGTTTGAGGCGGGAGGAAGGTTACTCTCCCAAGATATCCATTGCTTTAATTCCTCCAGACAGGGCCGATCATCCAGTGCTTTTAGGCAAGCGGATGCGGTTCACCCCACTTAACCTTGTTAAGTTATCTCCCGCAGTCATACAGCCAGGTATCCATTTGGGTATTTGGCATGAAGATAGCAACTTATATATATGGGGTACTACACACGGCATACCTGAAATAAGTATGGTGTTGGAGGTAGCAGAACCTGGTTTATTGGTGGTTAAACATCGGCGTAGCCATGGCTACGGTAAATTTACAAACATCGCCGTTTTGAAGGGAGATCAGGTGAAAATAATTGATGAGAAGCAATTACAGATAGCGGGTTGTCCGGATTTATTGGCTTCATTACTGGGATTCCCCCTGCCATCGGTTGTTAATGAGTCAGTCAACATCTTGGTCGAGCTGGCAATAGCTATGCGTAAACATGCGCGTGGAGGCCTGCTATTAATTGTGCCAGAAAGTAATAGGCAGTGGCAAGATTCTATGGTACATCCTATAAGTTACCCTATTGATCCGACCTACAGCGCGTTGGATCTACTGGCCAACGCCAGGGAAAATGGCAATATTATAAACGATTGGCAGAGCAAAATGTTAAAAGTAATCGAAATCATTGCCGGGTTTACCGCAATCGATGGCGCTACGGTAATTACAAAAAAACATGAATTGTTGGCGTTTGGCGCAAAGGTCACAAGAGCCCCCGATAGCCGTTCCGTACCTAACGTAACCATAATGGAGCCAGTTTTAGGACAGGCTCCGGAACCATTAGATCCAACGAAAATTGGGGGTACTAGGCATCTCGCTGCGGCACAGTTTGTATACGATCAGCGGGATTCCATGGCACTGGTCGCTTCACAGGATGGCCTTTTTACCATTTTTGTATGGTCAGAATCGAAGCAAATTGTTCATGCTTACCGTATTGATACCCTTCTTTTATAG
- a CDS encoding DUF2795 domain-containing protein, whose protein sequence is MYWTLELASHLEDAPWPATKDELIDYAIRSGAPEGVLENLNEMEDDGEAYESIEEVWPDYPTKDDFLFNEDEY, encoded by the coding sequence ATGTATTGGACACTAGAATTGGCTTCGCATTTAGAAGATGCACCATGGCCAGCAACAAAGGATGAATTAATTGATTATGCTATTCGTTCAGGGGCACCTGAAGGTGTACTTGAGAATTTGAATGAAATGGAAGATGATGGAGAGGCGTACGAAAGTATAGAAGAAGTATGGCCAGACTATCCTACAAAAGATGATTTCCTTTTCAATGAAGATGAATACTGA
- the gdhA gene encoding NADP-specific glutamate dehydrogenase: MNTSVKKFINHVKQKNKGEKEFIQSVAEVSESVIPYIASHTKYDQTKILERMIEPERVIMFRVPWLNDQGEVEVNRGYRVQMNSAIGPYKGGLRFSPTVNLSILKFLAFEQVFKNSLTGLPLGAGKGGADFDPRGRSDNEVMKFCQSFMTELHKHVGEDMDIPAGDIGVGKREIGYLFGQYKRIKGEFTGVITGKGSEWGGSHIRPEATGYGLVYFVEEILKKHNKSLKGKKIAVSGAGNVAQYAAEKCIEQGAKVITLSDSKGTVYNPKGISVEELEFIKDLKNKRGELKDFAKKYAYDFLEGEKPWGIKCDIALPNATQNELNEEDAQKLVENDCFCVAEGANMPCTPEAIAIFNEYNVFYAPGKAANAGGVAVSGLEMSQNSLRYSWTRNEVDSKLRQIMQEIHQICVKYGKEKDYINYEKGANVGGFVRIADAMLAQGLV, from the coding sequence ATGAATACATCTGTTAAAAAGTTTATTAATCACGTAAAACAAAAAAACAAAGGGGAGAAAGAGTTTATACAATCGGTAGCCGAAGTTTCTGAATCGGTCATCCCATATATAGCAAGCCATACGAAATATGATCAAACAAAAATTTTGGAACGCATGATAGAACCTGAAAGGGTGATTATGTTCAGAGTCCCTTGGTTAAATGACCAAGGTGAAGTTGAAGTAAACAGAGGCTATCGCGTGCAGATGAACAGTGCTATAGGTCCATATAAAGGTGGCTTACGCTTTAGTCCCACTGTTAATCTGAGTATATTAAAATTTCTTGCCTTCGAACAGGTTTTCAAAAACAGCTTAACGGGTTTACCTTTAGGTGCTGGAAAAGGAGGTGCCGATTTCGACCCTAGGGGCAGGTCTGACAACGAAGTGATGAAATTCTGCCAAAGTTTTATGACGGAACTTCATAAACATGTGGGCGAAGATATGGATATCCCTGCGGGAGATATTGGTGTTGGAAAACGAGAAATTGGTTATTTATTTGGTCAGTATAAACGAATAAAAGGGGAGTTTACTGGAGTTATTACCGGTAAAGGTTCTGAATGGGGAGGGAGCCATATTCGACCAGAAGCCACGGGTTACGGACTCGTTTATTTTGTTGAGGAAATTTTGAAAAAGCATAACAAATCACTAAAGGGAAAAAAAATAGCAGTATCAGGCGCGGGAAATGTTGCGCAATACGCTGCCGAAAAATGTATAGAGCAGGGAGCAAAGGTTATTACGTTATCGGATTCTAAAGGAACAGTATATAATCCTAAAGGAATAAGTGTCGAAGAACTAGAATTTATAAAAGACTTAAAAAATAAACGAGGAGAACTTAAAGATTTTGCTAAAAAATATGCTTACGATTTTTTAGAAGGAGAGAAACCTTGGGGAATAAAATGCGATATAGCATTACCAAATGCTACGCAGAACGAGTTAAATGAAGAGGATGCCCAAAAACTTGTTGAAAATGATTGTTTTTGTGTGGCCGAAGGAGCAAATATGCCCTGTACGCCAGAAGCTATTGCCATATTCAATGAATATAATGTGTTTTATGCACCAGGTAAAGCAGCTAATGCAGGCGGGGTAGCAGTTTCGGGATTAGAGATGTCGCAGAACTCATTGCGATATTCCTGGACACGCAATGAGGTAGACAGCAAGCTACGCCAAATTATGCAGGAAATTCATCAAATATGCGTGAAATATGGCAAGGAAAAAGATTATATAAACTATGAAAAAGGTGCTAATGTTGGTGGATTCGTAAGGATTGCTGATGCAATGTTGGCGCAAGGCTTGGTATGA
- a CDS encoding exonuclease domain-containing protein: MEYAIVDIETTGGYAAGNGITEIAIHIYDGMSTTFTYESLINPQMPIPLYITALTGIDDDMVRDAPSFAEIAEEVYSLLEGRVFVAHNVNFDYSFLKHQLATCGYQLTVPKLCTVRLSRRLYPGFLSYSLGKLCQQLQITIHERHRAAGDVKATTILFSKLLAKDKGEVQTMLRRASKEQVLPPHLPKENFDKLPTTPGVYYFRNQKGKVIYVGKAKNIKHRVAAHFSGQNPNPQRQNFIRDIHTVDFVSCGTELMSFLLEAAEIKKLWPENNRALKRFEPKFGLYSYEDQKGYQRLIIDKHKRFQQSLHSFGSISEGYNFLNKLVNAYRLCPKLCAIQRLPGSCLLYGNGACDGACIDEEAPELYNPKVVQALRDFEKLLPSFVLLDKGRNDDEQSCIWVEKGKFYGMGYIPYESDLNHPNLIKDHLERYASNDYMMQLIMNYATKHPEKTISL, encoded by the coding sequence ATGGAGTACGCAATTGTGGACATCGAAACTACTGGGGGGTATGCAGCAGGTAATGGCATAACAGAAATCGCGATTCATATTTATGATGGCATGAGTACGACATTTACTTATGAAAGCCTCATCAATCCGCAAATGCCTATCCCTTTGTATATTACTGCACTTACAGGCATCGATGATGATATGGTACGAGATGCTCCAAGTTTTGCAGAAATAGCGGAGGAAGTGTACAGTTTGCTGGAGGGACGAGTATTTGTTGCTCACAATGTAAATTTCGACTACTCCTTTCTTAAACACCAGTTGGCCACTTGTGGTTACCAATTAACTGTGCCGAAGCTCTGCACGGTGAGACTTAGCCGTAGATTATATCCCGGTTTCCTTTCTTATAGTTTAGGTAAACTATGCCAACAATTACAGATCACCATTCATGAGCGGCATCGCGCCGCCGGCGACGTAAAAGCGACGACTATACTTTTTTCAAAGTTGTTGGCAAAAGATAAGGGGGAGGTTCAAACGATGCTGAGAAGAGCTTCTAAAGAGCAGGTACTACCCCCACATTTACCTAAGGAAAATTTCGATAAGTTACCAACCACACCGGGGGTATATTACTTTAGAAATCAAAAAGGAAAAGTGATTTATGTTGGTAAAGCTAAAAACATTAAGCATCGCGTGGCTGCACATTTTTCGGGACAAAATCCCAATCCGCAGCGTCAGAATTTTATACGTGATATCCATACAGTCGACTTTGTAAGTTGTGGAACCGAGTTGATGTCGTTTTTATTAGAGGCCGCAGAGATCAAAAAGCTTTGGCCTGAGAATAACCGCGCATTGAAACGTTTTGAACCAAAATTTGGCCTCTATTCTTACGAAGACCAAAAGGGATATCAACGATTGATTATCGATAAGCATAAAAGATTTCAACAATCCTTACATTCTTTTGGCAGCATTAGTGAAGGGTATAACTTTTTAAATAAACTCGTCAACGCTTATCGGCTTTGCCCTAAGCTTTGCGCCATACAGCGTCTACCCGGTTCATGTTTACTTTATGGAAATGGAGCATGTGATGGTGCCTGTATTGATGAAGAAGCTCCTGAACTTTATAACCCTAAGGTGGTACAAGCATTGCGCGACTTTGAAAAACTACTGCCTTCTTTTGTACTGTTAGACAAGGGACGAAATGATGATGAACAAAGCTGTATTTGGGTTGAAAAGGGCAAATTTTACGGTATGGGATACATTCCATATGAAAGTGACCTAAACCATCCTAACCTCATTAAAGATCATCTCGAGCGGTATGCTTCCAATGATTATATGATGCAGCTGATAATGAATTACGCGACTAAACACCCAGAAAAAACAATTAGCCTATAA
- a CDS encoding SusC/RagA family TonB-linked outer membrane protein: MKTWLLRKLCALLILSPILSFAQQRTINGVVVDADNSPIIGASVRIKESNHTAQTNDEGHFTLTIDAPNSVLVISYIGYKTVELPVGQETNISINLSEDDNQLAEVVVTALGISREKKALGYAVQDVSGVELNTRPANALSAISGKIAGLQIVPSGGNMGGSTRVLLRGIKSLTGNNQPLYIIDGTPIDNTDLNTASTVGGSAGKDVGNMIQDLNPDDIENISVLKGPSAAALYGTRAANGVILITTKKGTGKEKTEITLNTGIELEQIVRLPKRQKLYGQGYNTLFEQATINGQVYNIVDYASDESWGPRLDGTPVLHWYNLDPAYSSEYLNPEPWLYPENDVNYFFRTGIANTNNLAIAGSGGNTNYRLSYTNRNVRGTIPNASQGRNTINFSGSTKLGKVNVFSNFNYINNSSTGRPWTGASNRNIMLEAFQWGGVQVDYKKLSDYKRSDGTPRPWNRTGYQDTPDDRATRFIDNPYWSAYESYLEENRDRFYGNVGISAAVNSWLNLSGKVNADIYQYSYQDRIAVYSRSQSQYQEYNNNFHEFNYEFLASANKVWEDFSLSGNLGGNIMDQKRRISDLITQGGLIVPDYYNLKNAPSVLTENGFFRKQIYSVFGSFSAGWKGLIYLDGTLRNDWSSTLPTNNNSFLYPSLTSSFIFSELAGVKKHQWIDYAKVRLGWAQVGNDTDPYNLAKVFNALPTFDGQASYSLPDILNNENLKPEITSSWEAGLELQLFKNRLGVDVTYYDNSSRNQIIPVPVSSAFGYDTKILNAGRITNKGIEATLSGSPIRKANFEWNSSINWSLNRNKVVRLDEGVNTLELDNTLVSLVAEEGQPYGQIRGYDFVYTSDGQRVVQEDGTFLRTSQMTTLGSVLPNYLFGIQNNFKYKNFTLGFLIDGRIGGNFFSQTYKVGMYSGILDRTAANDIRETGIIVDGVQADVQFNADGSYTVDNIRPNDTRISAQTWARNEYNGPTTFSVFDATFVKLREVTFGYTFPLKPTGTLKALSINAYGRNLWNIYTKSKYIDPEFTNSGGNVQGIEGGNLPIPATYGVNLNVKF, encoded by the coding sequence ATGAAAACATGGCTTTTGCGCAAACTATGCGCTTTGCTCATCTTATCGCCTATACTATCATTTGCACAGCAGCGAACAATAAATGGTGTGGTAGTTGATGCAGACAATTCACCTATTATCGGGGCATCGGTACGGATCAAAGAGTCGAATCATACCGCACAAACGAACGATGAGGGGCATTTTACTTTGACAATAGATGCACCCAACTCCGTTTTGGTAATTTCATACATAGGTTACAAAACGGTAGAATTGCCGGTTGGCCAAGAAACCAATATTAGCATCAATCTCAGTGAAGATGACAATCAGCTTGCTGAGGTAGTTGTTACTGCCCTTGGTATTTCGAGAGAAAAGAAGGCACTAGGATATGCCGTACAAGATGTCAGCGGTGTTGAGTTGAATACTCGACCAGCGAATGCTTTAAGTGCTATTTCAGGAAAGATAGCTGGATTACAGATTGTACCATCGGGAGGTAACATGGGCGGATCAACACGGGTATTACTCAGAGGCATCAAATCGCTTACAGGAAATAATCAGCCACTTTATATCATAGACGGTACACCCATCGATAACACTGATCTGAATACGGCTTCCACCGTTGGTGGCAGTGCCGGTAAAGATGTGGGAAATATGATTCAGGATTTGAATCCCGATGATATCGAGAACATATCAGTACTAAAGGGGCCTTCAGCGGCAGCACTCTACGGAACCAGAGCTGCCAATGGAGTTATTTTGATTACTACCAAAAAGGGAACAGGCAAAGAAAAAACAGAAATCACATTAAATACCGGGATTGAATTAGAACAAATCGTTCGACTACCAAAAAGGCAAAAGCTGTATGGACAAGGATATAACACGCTGTTCGAACAAGCCACCATCAACGGGCAGGTCTATAATATTGTAGACTATGCGTCAGACGAAAGCTGGGGCCCCCGTTTGGATGGCACACCTGTATTGCATTGGTACAATTTGGATCCAGCATATTCCAGTGAATACCTAAACCCCGAACCTTGGCTCTATCCAGAAAACGATGTAAACTATTTTTTTCGAACAGGAATTGCAAATACAAATAATCTAGCTATTGCCGGTAGTGGTGGAAACACCAATTATCGCTTGTCATATACGAACAGAAACGTAAGGGGTACCATACCTAATGCTAGTCAAGGCAGAAATACCATTAATTTTTCTGGTTCAACAAAACTAGGTAAGGTTAATGTATTCAGTAATTTCAACTATATCAACAATAGTTCTACTGGGCGACCTTGGACGGGAGCTTCCAATAGAAATATTATGCTTGAAGCTTTTCAGTGGGGGGGTGTACAAGTAGATTATAAGAAGCTGAGTGATTATAAACGTTCAGATGGAACACCGCGTCCCTGGAACCGAACCGGCTATCAGGACACACCAGATGATCGTGCTACCCGTTTTATAGACAATCCATATTGGTCAGCATATGAAAGTTATTTGGAGGAGAATAGAGACCGGTTTTATGGAAACGTGGGCATTAGCGCGGCGGTGAACTCCTGGCTAAATCTGAGTGGTAAGGTAAATGCCGATATTTATCAATATAGCTATCAGGATCGTATTGCCGTATATTCACGCTCGCAATCGCAGTATCAGGAATACAATAATAATTTTCACGAGTTCAACTATGAGTTTTTGGCTTCTGCCAATAAAGTCTGGGAAGACTTCTCGCTCTCTGGAAATCTTGGAGGAAATATTATGGATCAAAAACGACGTATAAGTGATTTAATTACTCAAGGCGGACTCATAGTGCCCGATTACTACAATTTAAAGAATGCACCATCTGTATTAACAGAAAATGGCTTTTTTCGTAAGCAAATTTATTCGGTTTTCGGAAGTTTCTCTGCCGGCTGGAAAGGGTTGATTTATTTAGATGGAACCTTGCGAAACGATTGGTCGTCTACCCTACCAACAAACAATAACTCATTCTTGTATCCGTCATTAACCAGTAGCTTTATTTTCAGTGAACTTGCCGGCGTTAAAAAACACCAATGGATTGATTATGCCAAAGTACGCCTTGGGTGGGCACAGGTTGGAAATGATACAGATCCCTACAACTTAGCAAAAGTTTTTAATGCCTTACCGACTTTTGACGGCCAAGCATCTTATAGTTTACCCGATATCTTGAATAACGAGAACCTGAAGCCGGAGATTACCAGTTCATGGGAAGCAGGTTTAGAACTCCAACTCTTTAAGAATAGGCTTGGCGTGGATGTTACCTATTACGATAATAGTAGTAGAAATCAAATAATACCTGTGCCTGTATCTTCAGCATTCGGCTACGATACCAAGATTTTAAACGCAGGGCGTATCACAAACAAAGGTATAGAAGCTACGCTCAGTGGTAGTCCGATACGAAAAGCTAATTTCGAATGGAATAGTTCAATAAATTGGTCGCTTAACAGAAATAAGGTTGTTCGATTAGATGAAGGCGTTAATACTCTTGAGCTAGATAACACGTTGGTTTCCTTAGTAGCTGAAGAGGGACAGCCTTATGGGCAGATCAGAGGGTATGATTTTGTATACACATCCGATGGTCAACGGGTTGTGCAGGAAGATGGTACCTTTTTAAGAACGTCACAGATGACTACCCTAGGTAGTGTACTGCCCAACTATCTTTTTGGTATTCAGAATAATTTCAAGTATAAAAATTTTACACTCGGATTTCTAATTGATGGACGTATTGGTGGCAACTTCTTTTCACAAACCTACAAAGTCGGCATGTACTCGGGCATATTAGACCGTACGGCAGCCAATGATATCCGTGAAACGGGAATTATTGTAGACGGAGTGCAGGCCGACGTACAATTCAACGCAGACGGATCTTATACGGTAGACAATATCCGTCCGAACGATACCCGTATATCTGCACAAACATGGGCGCGTAATGAGTATAATGGACCAACAACCTTTAGTGTATTTGACGCTACTTTTGTCAAATTACGGGAAGTAACCTTCGGGTACACTTTTCCTTTAAAACCTACTGGTACATTAAAAGCATTGAGCATAAATGCATATGGACGTAACCTTTGGAATATATATACTAAAAGTAAGTACATCGATCCCGAATTTACTAATAGTGGTGGAAATGTCCAAGGCATCGAGGGAGGTAATCTTCCAATTCCTGCCACTTACGGCGTCAATCTAAATGTTAAATTTTAA